One Pecten maximus chromosome 7, xPecMax1.1, whole genome shotgun sequence genomic window carries:
- the LOC117331121 gene encoding RNA-binding protein 12B-like yields the protein MVVILRKLPGTPTEDIVQAPTEDIVQAPTEDIVQAPTEDIVQAPTEDILKAPTEDIVQAPTEDIVQAPTEDILKAPTEDILQAPTEDIVQAPTEDIVQAPTEDIVQAPTEDIVQAPTEDILKAPTEDIVQAPTEDILKAPTEDIVQAPTEDILKAPTEDIVQAPTEDILKAPTEDIVQAPTEDIAPTEDIVQASTEDILKAPTEDIVQAPTEDIVQAPTEDIVQAPTEDILQAPTEDIVQAPTEDILKAPTEDIL from the exons ATGGTTGTAATCCTCCGTAAACTCCCAGGC ACACCAACAGAAGATATAGTACAGGCACCAACAGAAGATATAGTACAGGCACCAACAGAAGATATAGTACAGGCACCAACAGAAGATATAGTACAGGCACCAACAGAAGATATACTAAAGGCACCAACAGAAGATATAGTACAGGCACCAACAGAAGATATAGTACAGGCACCAACAGAAGATATACTAAAGGCACCAACAGAAGATATATTACAGGCACCAACAGAAGATATAGTACAGGCACCAACAGAAGATATAGTACAGGCACCAACAGAAGATATAGTACAGGCACCAACAGAAGATATAGTACAGGCACCGACAGAAGATATATTAAAGGCACCAACAGAAGATATAGTACAGGCACCAACAGAAGATATATTAAAGGCACCAACAGAAGATATAGTACAGGCACCAACAGAAGATATATTAAAGGCACCAACAGAAGATATAGTACAGGCACCGACAGAAGATATATTAAAGGCACCAACAGAAGATATAGTACAGGCACCAACAGAAGATATA GCACCAACAGAAGATATAGTACAGGCATCAACAGAAGATATATTAAAGGCACCAACAGAAGATATAGTACAGGCACCAACAGAAGATATAGTACAGGCACCAACAGAAGATATAGTACAGGCACCAACAGAAGATATATTACAGGCACCAACAGAAGATATAGTACAGGCACCAACAGAAGATATATTAAAGGCACCAACAgaagatatattataa
- the LOC117331862 gene encoding tripartite motif-containing protein 3-like, whose amino-acid sequence MSGSNSTQILNVADLGEEVSNRRRFSFTLDRLFKRKSPSGSSPSNIGMIDMHKEETDGDYTDDSGESDSNADTEAMTLWTGMEGHTNNQFIFDDQCQLDNLQPEVVLTFPNSKKVGSLSDASDVMYISDGRSLVVDMIGNRVLHFDKRGISSIAYSTEDMVEPWAVAVNTEDVIHVTARKTKCVTRFLKNGEIITPIKNVNFTTPSGVAIGKNDQIFVSDVTTNLLTAHETDGTFISTIGSSMSPIQHLDRPRYVTVDNSNNIIVSDSGHHSIKVFDSEGNFVNKIGERGKGEGQLKFPYGVCTDTSDNIIVADHYNDRVSFFSKSGQFIRHLVTSLDGLTHPQGLCLTSNLRLLVTHGGLKAHEVLVYDLRNNTRSDTTSSDTVVLV is encoded by the exons ATGTCTGGATCAA ATAGTACACAAATACTGAATGTAGCAGATCTAGGAGAGGAAGTGTCTAACAGAAGACGTTTTTCTTTCACTTTAGACAGATTATTCAAACGAAAATCTCCTTCAGGGTCTTCTCCATCAAATATTGGAATGATTGATATGCATAAGGAGGAGACAGATGGGGACTATACCGACGATAGCGGTGAATCGGACAGCAATGCGGATACTGAAGCAATGACTCTATGGACAGGTATGGAAGGACATACTAACAATCAGTTCATATTTGATGATCAGTGTCAACTTGACAATTTACAGCCGGAAGTAGTTCTGACATTCCCGAATAGTAAAAAAGTTGGTTCCCTTAGTGACGCGAGTGACGTTATGTACATTAGCGACGGAAGGAGTCTTGTCGTCGACATGATAGGTAATCGTGTGCTACATTTTGACAAACGTGGAATTTCATCAATTGCTTACAGCACTGAAGACATGGTTGAACCATGGGCTGTGGCGGTCAACACAGAGGACGTGATTCACGTTACTGCGAGGAAAACTAAATGTGTAACGAGATTTTTAAAGAATGGAGAAATTATAACACCAATCAAAAACGTGAATTTTACGACACCCTCTGGGGTAGCTATTGGTAAGAATGACCAAATATTTGTGTCTGATGTAACAACAAATCTGCTAACTGCTCATGAGACGGATGGCACGTTTATCTCGACCATTGGCAGCAGTATGTCCCCCATTCAACATCTGGACAGGCCCAGGTACGTTACCGTCGACAATAGCAATAACATCATTGTAAGTGATTCAGGACATCATTCTATCAAGGTGTTTGATTCAGAAGGTAactttgtaaacaaaattggtGAGCGCGGAAAAGGTGAAGGACAGTTAAAATTCCCGTATGGTGTATGTACGGACACTTCAGACAACATTATTGTTGCCGATCATTACAACGATCGAGTGTCTTTCTTTTCCAAGTCTGGGCAATTCATACGCCATCTTGTGACGTCACTAGATGGATTAACTCATCCACAAGGCCTATGTTTGACATCAAATCTTAGACTACTCGTGACCCACGGGGGACTCAAAGCGCACGAAGTTCTGGTGTACGATCTGCGAAATAACACAAGATCAGACACCACGTCATCAGATACCGTGGTTTTAGTGTGA